CCGCACCGTCACGCTTCTGGTCGGCTACAGCACCGGCGGCGGCTACGACACCTATGCGCGCATTCTCGCCCGGCACATGGGCCGCCACATTCCCGGCAATCCAACCATCGTGGTGCAGAACGCGCCCGGCGCGGGCTCGATGCGCGCCGCCAACACGCTCTACAATGTCGCGCCGAAGGACGGCTCGACCTTCGGCATGTTCGGCCGCGGCATCGCGCTTGAACCCTTGATCGGCACCAGTCCGGCACAGTTCGAAGCCACCAAATTCACCTGGCTCGGCAGCGGCGCCGACGAAGCCGCCGTGGTCGTGATCCGCTCGGAGGCCGGCATCAAGAGCTGGAGCGACATGGTCTCGAAGCCGTTCACGGTTGGCGGCGAAGGCACCGGCTCCGATCCCGACGTCTATGCGCTGATGCTCCGGAACGTGTTCGGCGTGAAGCTCAAACTCGTCAGCGGATATCCGGGCACCACCGAGATGGCGCTGGCGATCGAGCGTGGAGAGGTCGACGGCCGGGCGAGCTGGTCGTGGTCGAGTCTGAAGTCGCTGAAGCCCGACTGGCTCACGCAGAAGAAGATCGTGACGCCGGTCCAGCTCAATCTCGCGAAAAGCGCTGACCTGCCCGACGTGCCGCTGCTCGGCGAATTCGCGACCACGGAGCGGCAGCGGCAGATCATGAGGCTGGTGCTCAGTCGCCAGACCATGGGTCGGCCTTTCACCGCGCCGCCCGGCATTCCCGCGGATCGCGCCGCGGCGTTGCGCGCGGCGTTCGACGAGACCATGCAGGATCCCGAATTCCTCGCCGAAGCGAAGGGGCGCGGCCAGGAGGTCAATCCCGTCAGCGGGGCCGCGATCGACAAGCTCTTGGCGGAACTCTACGCCACGCCAAAGGACGTGACCGAGGAGACCAAGCGCGCCATTTCGGGGCAATAATACCGCCTGCTCCGTCATTCCGGGGCGCGCCGAAAGGCGCGAACCCGGAATCCAGACGAGAATTCGATGCTTGGTACTGGATTCCGGATCGCTGCTTCGCAGCGTCCGGAATGACCGTGGCGAGCATGCTGGCGCCAAAAAAAGCCCGCAAAAATTATTTTGAAGACCGTGTCGATTCCAGACCTCGCCGTTCGCCGTGACGTCAGAGAGCGGGTTTGATATCCGGGCACGACGCCCGGA
The Rhodoplanes sp. Z2-YC6860 genome window above contains:
- a CDS encoding Bug family tripartite tricarboxylate transporter substrate binding protein; the encoded protein is MRSGLALCGLLMFLAAEQPARAQSAADFYRGRTVTLLVGYSTGGGYDTYARILARHMGRHIPGNPTIVVQNAPGAGSMRAANTLYNVAPKDGSTFGMFGRGIALEPLIGTSPAQFEATKFTWLGSGADEAAVVVIRSEAGIKSWSDMVSKPFTVGGEGTGSDPDVYALMLRNVFGVKLKLVSGYPGTTEMALAIERGEVDGRASWSWSSLKSLKPDWLTQKKIVTPVQLNLAKSADLPDVPLLGEFATTERQRQIMRLVLSRQTMGRPFTAPPGIPADRAAALRAAFDETMQDPEFLAEAKGRGQEVNPVSGAAIDKLLAELYATPKDVTEETKRAISGQ